CCCTGGGTGGAATGCTTCCTCCAGAAGCtgcctttctttctctgtgtacTTGCTGTAGTGTTTAATCAAGTCCTGACGATTGGAGACCAAAGCTGTTTGCAGTGTCTCCACTGAGTGTTGGATCACCCTCATCTGAAGGAAAGATATACATGATCAAGATGGTTACTGATTAAGTCAAGGTGAAATGTTCAACATAGCTTTGCTGTCACATAGAGATCATTTTCTGACAGGGACACTCAACTTGCTTTACCCAGGGGCCACTTGTTGAAAATGACAGGCCAGGAGCCAGTTAATGAACAAATATTGATCTTGTTTATCAATATATATATTGACTGAATTCcctgtttttaacttttcagcattTTCTGTGCTCACTTATCTGTGTAGTCtcacacaggtcaggtgtacacaGGGGCGTTTCTAGAATTTAAGGACATTCAGGACTTAGCCTGGATCTCTGTCAGGGGGTCCTGGGGATCCACCCCTGCAACTTTAATTGATAAACAAGCTATATTCTAATGTTTTTaagcactctggcaccttattaacattcaaagtacaaaaaatattcccagtgtgaacattttttttctcattgtcaattagaaaatggtcagtgCGCACTCTATTGTGGGCCAGATTTGGCTTGCAGGCTGTAGATTGAGTATCACTACCCTAAGACTTTCTATGGATGCTTACGAAAAATTGGTGTGACAATAAAAATTTGATCTATGCCCAGTCATGGGAACCTTTGTAGCAACCAAATAAGAGTccatctgtgtctctttgagtctCCTtatggttgctttgtgtcttttgtggtcatttgggtgtctttgaggtaattttgtgtcatttgtttggttgttttgtgtctctttgtagtcatgttatgtctccttgtggttgttttgtgtatctttgtcgctgttttgtatctcttcatggttgttttaccagtttttgtagttattttgtgtcactttgcagCTCCTTTTGAATCTTTTCGTATTCTTTTCGTGGTGATTGTGAGTCTGTTGTACATTACGTTAATTTAAGTGACACTTTGCAGGCGAAGACCAGGGGTCCCCCTGACACTTTAGGCCCTTGGACCTGTGCCCTTTGGACCTGTGCAGTAATCCACCTATAGGCATGGCCAAACCCCCCAAATAAATATAGCACAATAAAGTCTAGCAAAGACTGATGGACTCCCTGACTTACCAGTGAGGATGTGGAGGTTGTGTGAATTACTGTGAATCCTGAAAGAATATCACTCCCTTATGGCTACCTGTGGATGCATATGACAAAAATGGTGTGACAATGAAAATCTGAACAATGCCCATTTGTAGGAAAATGTGTAATATGTTAGAGAAAATATCAGACAATATACACACAGAATATTGGATAGAAATGTATGCAAGTgtgtaaaatacaacacatatgAGACTATGTGAAATAGCAGAGGtagctgcagaaaaaaaaacagataaacaaaatcaacaaggAAGTGTTCGTGTGAAATGAAAAAgctatatctttaaaaaaaatattatataacCTACACTTCCGTTTAACGGCACAAAAGCATGTCCTGGAGACTCTATCGTAATCCTTTTATGACAACTTAATTAACTTATTCGTGAAAATAAAGGATATAATGCCCCACTGTAGACACACAGTCAACCGTGTTGACACCGGAAGCCATTTCCGCCTTGCACTGATCCCGATGACGTCAGGTAAACACAGGGGCGGAGCTTCTGACTTTGGAAACATTGACGACCAGCAAAGAAGTCAAGCCTCGCTGCGATGTCACACCTAACAGTCTTGGAGTGTCGCTTATCTCACTTCGGACAGCTTtaaaatttaatgtattttaaactTTAGTTATTGAGTTTCTCGCGTCGGAGTGCTGTCAAGTACAGGCAACAGTTAACTGCTATTAACGGCAAGTGGACGGACGGAATACGAAAGCGGAAGAACTTTGAGTTAGCCTAGTGCAGCGGTAGTTAGCCGAAGTAGTTAGCTTGACAGGCAGCTGATATAACGTTAGCAGCTAGCGGGCTAGCTTGCTCCTTTTTTGCTGTCATGCCTGGAGCTCATCGAGACTTCACTGCGTAAACGAGAATACCTGGTAGTTAGCCGGTTAGCTTTCAGACgcccagcagcagtttgttccGCCACCGAGGCgtaggcaggcaggcagggcgGACTGGACTTGGATCTGTGACAGGTCTGAACTAACCCACAGCTGAGGGTTGTGCTTTCCTACGGCGACCTGTGCTTCAGCCGTCTGGAGATTGCTCACTATCACACATCCTAGACTTtgtgatgagatgagaggaagccTGCTGTGCTGAGTTTCTACAAAATGGTCGTGGAGCTGTGACATCGCCAAAGCTTTAAAGGAAGATATCTCAGTTCGGCTCACAAGGAGTGTCAACCTTTCTCTTTGCCAAATAACACCCGTCAAGACTGCAGAAatgctgactgacagcaggtaACCATTTTAACACATCTTCGTCATGAATACAGGCTCATCATTACACACAACCTTACATTAGATAACTGTATCACTTTATTGTAATGCCACATCTTAACTAGATCATATACTACACATATTAATCAAAAACCAGAATCTAGACATCTGTTAAAGCAGGACCAATATAATATCCACACTATGTGAAATCTCTATATAGACCCCAGGGATGGTATGTTAATCAGTGTGTTCACATAATGGGAGTGCCACATGTCTGATCATGTAACTGCCTGAGTGTGAGGTGCTATTTTTGGCTCCTCTTCATGTTCTCTCTTTTTGATAGTCTTTCATTCTCCGCCCCATCTCTCGCTCCCCCTGCCTGCATCGTGTCTGTCACACTCTCACTCTTCACTTTTATGTTCACTCCACTGTCCCCTGCACTCACAACACTCTCTGTTCCTTTCCATTTCTGCTTCGCGCAGGAAACGACACCGTAGCTGTGACAGTGAGGAGGACCAACAGCTGAGTCCTCAGGCCAAGAGGTCAGGAGGGGGTCCCAGCCTGTTTGTGTCAGATTTGGATTCAGAGGTGAGACTGAATTCATCATTACATCCACCTTTGGATCATCACACAGATTTAGGTTTGTGATAAAAGTCTTCTTTGGGGACAGGACGAAACTGCCAAGGTCATTTACTCTCTATCTAATGTGAAGCACATTGGTATTTATAGATAGAGCAAACAGCCTGGCATCATGCGTATAAATACATTCGACTCCGCATCGCATATGCAATGCACCACTGTCAGGAAAAGCACAGGATGTTTTATTTACAGCTTCTGCGTCCATCCATGCGGCTACAATTCACAGCCTGTCTCCTCTCTGGTTTTGCAGTCTTCCAGCAGCGACAGCAGTAACGGGATCAGCAGTCCAGAGAGAGCAATAGTGGCAACCACCAGGCCGTGCATACACAGCCAGAACAACTGCATCAACCAGTACTCCCTCAGCCCAAAGCCTGAAGACTCCAATAGCTCCTTGCAGCATGGTTTCCATGGCGACGGCAGCCGTGTCTCTTACGACTACATCAACAGAGTCCTGAGGGAGGCGCACTTCAGTAGTCTGCAGACCAGAGGGCGTCCGGGCTCAACATGaccgtgacctctgaccccctCTCCTGACCTTTAGTCCCTGGCCCATCAGTGCTGACACCACAGGCACGGTGGCTCCTCCTCGAAAGCCTCAAGCGACACACTCGGGGGGTCAGGGGGAAGGGGATGACGTGTGGGGAGGTTTACAGATTTTGGGCACAAAGGCTCATCCCCACCTCACCATGTACCATTTGTCAAGACCATAAGCACATCCGCCTTTCCATGGCCCAGCCACTGTGGTTTTCTGTGCAGtattggtgtgtgtttgtgtgtgtgtgtgtttgcacgcaCCCTGTGCACTTTATAAAGAGGTATCGTTCTCTTTACATGCGTGCGTTGATGCGTGGACATTTTCATTGGTGCTAATCACGAGAAACGTGTGATGATCCAAAGTGCTTGCAAAACTAAATAAAGCTAAGCACTTTACTCAATAACTCCTCATTCTGTTTACTCTCGACTGGGGACATCAGTCGCATGTTTGTATCCGTGAAGTGGGAGCTGTGATcccattcacacaggaagtccATGGAGGCCGATAGAGTCACTCCCAAGGAGCATTATTAATACAATCcagtaaaataacatttcaggccttttttgttttctctaacCAAAGTCACAACCTTAAATTATAGTGTACTTGCAGTCACTTTTGCTATCTAAATAAATCTGTAATGTTCTGGTGTGGTTGGTGAGTGGGTTCAAGGTAACAGAACAGAGATTCTTCATGAGCCTCACCACCAAAATCCAACCTCAGATTAGACCCTGGCTAATTATAGAGTTGTGAGAGCAGGCACTGGAGTCTGCGGCTCAGGCGGTGCAATGCTCAGCACAGTGTGTCTCACAAAAACAGCCTCAAGAAAAAAAGCTCTCTAAATCAGTTTGTAACCATGTGTTTAACATTTTACACATCATGTGTGTGGATGCGTCATACGCCTGTCAGccatacttgttttttttttttaaatgtatggtTCAATATGACCAGTACACTGTGTTGCGAATAAAATGAGAGATGTGAAAGTGATtcatattttatgtaattttccAAAATCATTTGACATTGAAATAAAGCGTTGCTGAAAGTGAAGTCTGCGTTATGTCACTGATGCCATTTAAATACTGACTCATTTATAGTGTAAGTGctgcaacaaaaatacagcaggttttattgTTCGTCAGCATGTGCAGCAGCATAGCTTGTGTTCACTCAAACAAAATGCATCAGTGGCGTTCATGTGCATTGGGTGGGTTGGATTACCATTTTGGCGTGTCGTGTGTGCCGCATTCCACAGCCCTGAACACCACAGTACAGTATGTAACTGAAACAACAAGGCTGAGATCGTGAAGGCGACCTGCCTTTTATAGGGATGCACCAactgtgaaattctgggctgataccATACTACAAATTTATTAcacaacctttaatataacctttATATTAAACAACTATTTATTGAAGTTTCCTGCCAAAAACCGACTTGTACAAgcttacatttgaacacatcacgATTaagttataatttacctttgtcCAATACTCACTTTTATTGAGTAGagattgaacacatcatgatgtAATTCAATGCAACCTCCATTAGCTGTTAGTACtggccaccagctgctaacggctaacattaATTAGCTCTCCTCCATACACAGTTAGTGTCAAGCCCTGTGAAAAATTGATGCCACACAACAGAGAAACATATATCGGCTGACACTGATATTGGTCCACTAAACTGGTGCATCACTTGCCTTTGATTTGGTTACCCAAGCAACTTGCATTTGCATTATGCTAATGCTCCACACATTGTTATGCACACACAATATCTCAATAATCACTTCCTCAATTAGTTCTCCAAACTAGTCTTTAATCATATACATGCACTCTACCACCACTCTCACGGGTATGTTTAATCAATACAGAGCACACATAATAAATAATTTGTAAACTAACACTCATGACACCGACATAATAGCTTAGTACCAAAAAAATATGGAAGACAACTCTCATTTGTAAGGTTTATGAGTCCATAAGAAAAGCAACTGTAGTGCAAATTACAAAACGAGGGGTTCTCCCTCGGAGGTTTAGGCCGTGCTGCGGAGGCGTACGAGTTGTTTCAGTTAGCTGAAAGGAATCCTGAGATAAAGCAACTGTCAATAATAACAACCGGTAATTCAAGACAACCATTCTTGTTAAATACTTTTGAGGGATTAGCCGACAAACAGCAGCATAGCTTCCATACCAGTGCTCACGTGTGACAGTTGAGGGGTTTCTCAAGCTGACTGTGGATTGCACTAAAGGACTACGGTTATTATGTGTCCGAAATCTCTGTCTCTTCACCCAGTCTGCTGCTTTAATACAATTTCCAAGGAGGCACCATACAGATAGGAGCAGAAAACCCCAACTTAATGTGAATCTGCCCTCTTTATAATAAGCTTACAGATCTTGGTTTATAAAATTAAATAGATTTCTAAAAGGATATACGTGATGACATCATTGGTTTAACCATGACAGTTCCAGCTGTATAAAGTTGTGGTCAAAAGTTGACGAATGAGAAGGCTGATACTGGTTGGCTGCTATCACAGGTGACTGCATTGCAAAATAAAGGAGCGTCATCGCCAGGTAGATCCTCCCTTAAGCTGTCATCCGTGGTGTCCGTCTCTGTCTGGGATGTCTCTCTTTGACACAGAGGTCTCCCCTTAGTCACCAGCTCCATACCGCTGAACAGGGACAGTCTGCTCAGAAAGGGCTGCTCACTCTGGGGCTCGGCTGAAGGGGACGAGCTTCTGTCCGTGTTAAGCTCTGATTTTTCAGCAACCGAATTAAGATCGCCCTCAGCAGTCCTAAGTGGCTCTTGCAGAACAGGAGAAAGTTTCTCCTCATCGCCGCCATCCATCAGCTCCCATGAGGAGTCTCTCTGGGCTACACAAGAGGGGGAAGATGGGTGATTTGGTGGTGGGGTGACACCTGTGGGTGACATGCCCGGCTGATAATGGTTGAGGTTAGTGTCAGCAGAGTGAGTTGGTAGCAAAGGGTCCGAGTATGTAGATGTTGGAAGCTGATTAGTTGTTGCTTGGTGGCTGATGTTCGCTGTATCCTGCCTTGGTGCGTGTACAGATCCACCCATCAGAGCCTCAAACTGTCGCAGGATCTGGTATGAGGAgataagaacaaaaaaacacaccccCAGTTTGAGTATTATCTAGTTCTGTCCTATCAGTCTTCACCATGTGTAGCTTTTTATCGCTCACCTTGGTGGCTTTGTTGGCCACAGGTCCTGGAGCCCCCTCACTCAGCTGGCGGAGCCTTCGTTGCGTCGATCCGAACATTTGTTCCAGAGagaggaggtcagaggtcatgagGCATGATTCGGCACACAGTGCCCGCTGCAGGATTCGGAGGAAAACAAAGATATGTGCATTAGGATTTAATGATATCATGAAGAAAACCTGGATCTTCAGTGAATCGTATTTATTGTTACCATCTTAACAGTATTTGAGGGATCTTGAAGCTTGCTTGAGAGCAACTCCAGCACGACCTCACAGTTGAGAGTGGAGCACCTGATGGATTGATGAGACAGAAGTAAGTCCATttgtgaaacaacaaaaaagacaaataatacAGTTCATAAAGGAAGAATCAGAAGTATCTGAAGTCTGATTTTAGGTGCACTGACTCTTTGATGAAGTGCTGGCTCTCCTCTCTGGACAGGAAAACTTTGGCTCCTTCAGTCAGTCTGTTGATTAGTGCCATCTCCTGGCCACAGTCCCCCAACTGCAGGGCTTCCACACTGAAACCAGACAATGTGTGAGGCAGACTGACAATGATGTGGAGACACTGGACATTCATAGACTAATCTACCAGCTCTTAACAAACTGCTGGTGCAACGGGTCGACTTTGCCACTCACCGGTCTGACAGGTCCCCgctgctctctctgctggcCCCAGATTGGCTCCCGGTACCAGCCGACTTGCTGCCAACAGAGGCCCTGCTGTTTGCCGCGATATCCTGAGAAGAGTTGTGAGAAGAGCTGTTGCCACTGTCGGTCTCTTCCCAGCCGCCTCCTATCTGCCCTGGGAACCGCTGGGTCGATGCTGTGGTGAAGACGCATGAGGGgtcaaattgaattttttttaatcaaacttGATAAAGTCTAgtcaaacacatgcaaaaatcTCACCTTTGGGTGCCCGAGTGGGCAGGTTATAGGCACACGCAGGCACCGCCACCTCTATGGGTGCGGACGGCGCAACTACAGCTCGGTAATGGTTGTCATGGAGACGGATGCCCTGGTGTTCGGTCGGGGGAAGGACAGCACTGGCCACTACCTCTGCAGCTTTCTGGATCTTATCCAGTAGTGAGTCACTGCCTGCTGGGAGGCACAGGTACGGACATAACGGTACAGAAATTTACACAGATGATAAGCTTGACtggatttgtgtctgtgtgcagtcagtgtgtgtgtgtgtgtggtggtctATCACTCACCTGCTCCCTGTTTCCCTGGACTGTATCCAAAGCCCTGCATTCCTGACCTGTGGGAAGTTGCTGAGCCCATACCTGGACGGAGAGACACAGGAGACCTATTGTACACTGGGCTTTCAGTTCACAAGATACAAAGAACCTTATGTAACTGATTAAAATCATTCAAGCCTCCTTATAGACACTTACGTGCTCCCTCATATTTCAGATGATGGACAGCATCATTACGTATAACAGTAAGAATGGGTTCCGGCAATTTTGATTTGTTTCCAAGTTGGTTGAATGCCGACATTTGTTTAGCTCCATATCTAATGAATCTCTTATCATCAAATCTGTCGTCTGTTTTATCAGTAAAAACCCATACCAagaacatttaattttcatttagatGAACAGCACATAAATCCTTTAATAGCAGTTGTTTGAATTTTAAGTCCTCCATATTTAAAGGCTCTACACACTCCTGGTACATCTGCACAGGTGTTTTTGCCAGATTGACGCTCTTTTTTGGACTTGATCTGGACCTCGCATGCTTCTCACTATTGCTATGCCCAACTTCAATCTTCAGTTTCTTGCTACTCACCCATTGTTGGGGCTCCTAGGTGGGGCTGCTTGAGCGGGGAGACGCCGCTTTTGGTGGGAATTGTATCTGTGAAAAGCAACCTGGCCACTTCCTGTTAatagaaaaagtaaaaattgaGAGTGTTAGAGTGCTTAGCTGTCACAGATGTATGTTTGACATGATGATTAAAGGGTAAGTTAGGCATTTTTAAaacctggaccccattttccaatgtttttggGTCTAAGTTACTACTGGAAACAACAAtctttgaaactggtccagtataaAGTGGGAGCAATGTAACCATTCTGGGCATGtttgcactgtcaatttatgtccactaaaagtgcttgtttttgccactgacatgctcagattattattattacatttatctgcgcctgttatttatttaggtgaaataactgtttatttaaatggagtctggtgggttggGCAAGAGCGATTtcgaggctgtttctggttaaacaaaaaggatcttactctttaccaaagagctctatctctgtaggggtCCTTTCCATAATATTGCTGCTGGCTTCAGtgctcttgctcaatactggaccagtttcaaaaattagttttttagacacaaaacatggcaAAATAGAGTCCAAGTTGGAAAATACTGACCTTACCCTTTAAATGTAAGCTGCATCTCACCTGTGCTGTGTTTCTCACTTTCTGGTACAATGCTGTGCCATGGATGGGATCAGGAGGGCCGCTGTAAACTGAAAAAGCAAAACACCCGACAGTGAGTGAGTATTCAGGCGACGGAGCGGCCACAGAGGGATGAGAGTTAAATGCAGCTAAAAGAACAGATGACAAAT
The Epinephelus moara isolate mb chromosome 13, YSFRI_EMoa_1.0, whole genome shotgun sequence genome window above contains:
- the tepsin gene encoding AP-4 complex accessory subunit tepsin isoform X1 codes for the protein MATFMERLAFLQKVPTLMKATADDENPCPGYLFQEIGKISHESSGCGQCLLEYLLERLQVESCHVKLKVLKIFVHLCGHGSNHFLTELRRNSTFIQQASVYSGPPDPIHGTALYQKVRNTAQEVARLLFTDTIPTKSGVSPLKQPHLGAPTMGMGSATSHRSGMQGFGYSPGKQGAAGSDSLLDKIQKAAEVVASAVLPPTEHQGIRLHDNHYRAVVAPSAPIEVAVPACAYNLPTRAPKASTQRFPGQIGGGWEETDSGNSSSHNSSQDIAANSRASVGSKSAGTGSQSGASRESSGDLSDRVEALQLGDCGQEMALINRLTEGAKVFLSREESQHFIKECSTLNCEVVLELLSSKLQDPSNTVKMRALCAESCLMTSDLLSLEQMFGSTQRRLRQLSEGAPGPVANKATKILRQFEALMGGSVHAPRQDTANISHQATTNQLPTSTYSDPLLPTHSADTNLNHYQPGMSPTGVTPPPNHPSSPSCVAQRDSSWELMDGGDEEKLSPVLQEPLRTAEGDLNSVAEKSELNTDRSSSPSAEPQSEQPFLSRLSLFSGMELVTKGRPLCQRETSQTETDTTDDSLREDLPGDDAPLFCNAVTCDSSQPVSAFSFVNF
- the si:dkey-21c1.1 gene encoding protein FAM104A, producing MLTDSRKRHRSCDSEEDQQLSPQAKRSGGGPSLFVSDLDSESSSSDSSNGISSPERAIVATTRPCIHSQNNCINQYSLSPKPEDSNSSLQHGFHGDGSRVSYDYINRVLREAHFSSLQTRGRPGST
- the tepsin gene encoding AP-4 complex accessory subunit tepsin isoform X2, translating into MATFMERLAFLQKVPTLMKATADDENPCPGYLFQEIGKISHESSGCGQCLLEYLLERLQVESCHVKLKVLKIFVHLCGHGSNHFLTELRRNSTFIQQASVYSGPPDPIHGTALYQKVRNTAQEVARLLFTDTIPTKSGVSPLKQPHLGAPTMGMGSATSHRSGMQGFGYSPGKQGAGSDSLLDKIQKAAEVVASAVLPPTEHQGIRLHDNHYRAVVAPSAPIEVAVPACAYNLPTRAPKASTQRFPGQIGGGWEETDSGNSSSHNSSQDIAANSRASVGSKSAGTGSQSGASRESSGDLSDRVEALQLGDCGQEMALINRLTEGAKVFLSREESQHFIKECSTLNCEVVLELLSSKLQDPSNTVKMRALCAESCLMTSDLLSLEQMFGSTQRRLRQLSEGAPGPVANKATKILRQFEALMGGSVHAPRQDTANISHQATTNQLPTSTYSDPLLPTHSADTNLNHYQPGMSPTGVTPPPNHPSSPSCVAQRDSSWELMDGGDEEKLSPVLQEPLRTAEGDLNSVAEKSELNTDRSSSPSAEPQSEQPFLSRLSLFSGMELVTKGRPLCQRETSQTETDTTDDSLREDLPGDDAPLFCNAVTCDSSQPVSAFSFVNF